A window of the Lactuca sativa cultivar Salinas chromosome 7, Lsat_Salinas_v11, whole genome shotgun sequence genome harbors these coding sequences:
- the LOC111894557 gene encoding hydroquinone glucosyltransferase gives MERTPHIAIVPSPGMGHLIPLVEFAKRLMNNHNISATFIIPNDGPLSKSQTAFLDSLPNGLNYLLLPPVNFDDLPQDTQMETRISLMVTRSLPSLRQVFKSLVAEKHMVALFIDLFGTDAFDVAIEFGVSPYVFFPSTAMALSLFLHLPKLDQEVSCEYRDLPEPVQIPGCIPVRGQDLLDPVQDRKNDAYKWVLHNAKRYMMAEGIAVNSFKELEGGALKVLLQEEPGKPKVYPVGPLIQQTGSSSDLDGSECLRWLDGQPCGSVLYISFGSGGTLSSSQLNELAMGLELSEQRFLWVVRSPNDQPNATYFNSYGHNDPLGFLPQGFLERTKNIGFVVPSWAPQAQILSHSSTGGFLTHCGWNSILETVVHGVPVIAWPLYAEQKMNAVSLNEDMKVALRPKVGENGIVGRVEIARVVKGLLEGEEGKGIRSRIRDLKDAATNVLSKDGCSTKTLAQLASKLKNKS, from the coding sequence ATGGAAAGAACGCCTCATATAGCCATTGTACCAAGTCCAGGCATGGGTCATTTGATCCCTTTGGTTGAGTTTGCAAAGAGACTGATGAATAACCATAACATCTCTGCAACTTTCATCATCCCAAACGATGGACCTTTATCCAAATCACAAACCGCTTTTCTTGATTCACTCCCAAATGGATTAAACTACCTTCTTCTTCCTCCTGTCAATTTCGATGACTTACCCCAAGATACCCAAATGGAAACCCGAATCAGTCTTATGGTTACACGGTCTCTACCTTCCCTTCGCCAAGTCTTCAAGTCGTTAGTTGCAGAAAAACACATGGTGGCTCTGTTTATTGATCTTTTTGGTACAGATGCTTTTGATGTTGCTATTGAATTTGGAGTTTCTCCTTATGTGTTCTTCCCTTCAACTGCTATGGCTTTGTCTTTGTTTCTTCATTTGCCGAAGCTTGATCAAGAGGTTTCATGTGAGTACAGGGACTTGCCTGAACCGGTTCAGATCCCTGGGTGCATACCGGTTCGTGGACAGGACCTCCTTGATCCGGTTCAGGACAGAAAGAATGATGCATACAAATGGGTGCTTCATAACGCAAAGAGGTATATGATGGCTGAGGGTATAGCGGTAAATAGCTTCAAGGAGTTGGAGGGTGGAGCCCTCAAAGTCTTGCTACAGGAGGAGCCAGGTAAGCCAAAGGTTTATCCGGTTGGGCCATTAATACAACAGACCGGTTCAAGTAGTGATCTGGATGGTTCAGAGTGTTTGAGGTGGTTAGATGGTCAGCCATGTGGTTCAGTTTTGTATATATCTTTTGGTAGCGGTGGAACCCTCTCATctagtcaactcaatgagttagCCATGGGTTTGGAGCTAAGTGAACAAAGGTTCCTATGGGTGGTTAGAAGTCCAAACGACCAACCCAACGCCACATACTTTAATTCTTACGGCCATAACGACCCTTTAGGCTTCTTACCTCAAGGGTTCTTGGAAAGAACCAAGAATATTGGGTTTGTGGTCCCTTCCTGGGCCCCACAGGCCCAAATCCTAAGCCACAGTTCCACAGGTGGGTTTTTAACCCACTGTGGCTGGAACTCGATTCTTGAGACTGTGGTCCATGGTGTGCCGGTAATTGCTTGGCCGCTTTATGCAGAACAAAAGATGAATGCGGTATCTTTAAACGAGGATATGAAAGTGGCATTAAGGCCCAAAGTTGGAGAAAATGGCATTGTGGGACGTGTTGAGATCGCGAGGGTTGTAAAGGGTTTGTTGGAGGGAGAGGAAGGGAAAGGGATTAGGAGCCGTATTCGGGATCTTAAAGATGCAGCTACTAATGTTCTTAGTAAGGATGGGTGTTCTACAAAAACCTTAGCTCAGTTGGCTTCCAAATTGAAAAACAAAAGTTAA